The Prochlorococcus marinus str. MIT 9301 genome window below encodes:
- a CDS encoding ABC transporter ATP-binding protein — translation MRDSLESEIPHIKFKDVSFSYPGEKENLIFQCNFSIKKPGFWMVVGKNGSGKSTLLKLINGIIKPQNGAIDSNANVGMVFQNPDHQILMPNCRSELLININQNISQNEINKKIEYVLDQVGMTGFEKRPVHTLSGGQKQRLTIACALISNRNFILLDEPTALLDQTSQLKVLQTIKNLTSDHIKPLSALWITHRYEELTYADAVAELKNGFLSSWQEPSKFQYN, via the coding sequence ATGCGAGATTCCCTTGAAAGTGAAATACCTCATATTAAATTTAAAGATGTTTCTTTTTCATATCCTGGAGAGAAAGAAAATTTAATTTTTCAATGTAACTTTTCAATAAAAAAACCTGGATTTTGGATGGTCGTTGGTAAAAACGGAAGCGGAAAAAGTACTCTTTTAAAATTAATTAATGGAATAATCAAACCCCAAAATGGTGCAATTGATTCCAATGCTAATGTTGGCATGGTGTTTCAAAACCCTGACCATCAAATATTGATGCCAAATTGTAGGAGTGAACTTCTGATTAATATTAATCAGAATATAAGTCAAAATGAAATTAATAAAAAAATTGAATATGTGCTTGATCAGGTAGGAATGACTGGTTTTGAAAAAAGGCCAGTTCATACTTTGAGCGGTGGACAAAAACAACGCTTAACTATTGCATGCGCTCTGATTAGTAATAGAAATTTTATTCTTTTAGATGAGCCTACAGCGTTACTTGATCAAACCAGCCAATTAAAAGTTTTACAAACTATTAAAAATCTTACAAGTGACCATATAAAACCTTTATCAGCTTTGTGGATTACTCATCGTTATGAAGAATTAACTTATGCTGATGCAGTAGCAGAGTTGAAAAATGGATTTTTATCTAGCTGGCAAGAACCATCAAAATTTCAATATAATTAA
- a CDS encoding DUF7326 family protein, which yields MKKKSIVYSDLSKKQLEILKELYIQKKVESMSHQELKQYVLEIISHQINDTIGKEEEMEAWREMSDFFEEQFEIIILEIQTKYIDDKNVIETEIDSQKQRIELLERNNLDQEKKDMWDD from the coding sequence ATGAAAAAAAAGTCTATTGTCTATTCAGATTTATCAAAAAAACAACTAGAAATTCTTAAAGAACTTTACATTCAAAAAAAAGTTGAATCGATGAGTCATCAAGAACTTAAACAATATGTATTAGAAATTATTTCCCATCAGATAAACGATACTATTGGCAAAGAAGAGGAAATGGAAGCATGGAGAGAAATGTCAGATTTCTTTGAAGAACAATTTGAAATAATTATCCTAGAAATACAAACAAAATACATTGACGATAAAAACGTAATTGAAACAGAAATAGATTCTCAGAAGCAAAGAATAGAATTACTTGAAAGGAATAATTTGGATCAAGAGAAAAAGGATATGTGGGATGACTAG
- a CDS encoding response regulator transcription factor produces MKISILLIEDDRDMRDLVARHLEHSGFDVQKAEDGIKGQALALQYSPDLILLDLMLPSVDGLTLCQRLRRDERTSNIPILMITALGGLKDKVTGFNSGADDYITKPFDLEELHVRIKALLRRTNRAQLNSSNQQEILNYGPLTLVPERFEAIWFESPVRLTHLEFELLHCLLQRHGQTVSPALILKEVWGYEPDDDIETIRVHIRHLRTKLEPDPRKPIYIKTVYGAGYCLELPIGSQVETARQEFIQARNPDLINSAVD; encoded by the coding sequence ATGAAAATTTCAATTCTTTTAATTGAAGACGATCGTGACATGCGCGATCTGGTGGCTAGGCATTTAGAACATTCTGGTTTCGATGTCCAAAAAGCTGAAGATGGAATTAAAGGACAAGCATTAGCCCTTCAATATTCACCTGATTTAATACTTTTAGATTTAATGCTACCAAGTGTTGATGGTTTAACTTTATGCCAGCGACTAAGAAGAGATGAAAGAACATCAAATATACCAATTTTGATGATAACTGCGTTAGGGGGTCTTAAAGATAAAGTTACTGGGTTTAATTCTGGAGCAGATGATTACATTACTAAACCATTCGATTTAGAAGAATTACATGTACGCATAAAAGCTCTATTAAGAAGAACAAACAGAGCACAACTAAATTCTAGTAACCAGCAAGAAATATTAAATTATGGCCCTTTAACTCTTGTTCCTGAAAGATTCGAAGCTATATGGTTTGAATCTCCTGTTAGATTAACTCATCTTGAATTTGAGCTTCTTCATTGTCTTTTGCAGAGACATGGCCAAACTGTATCACCAGCATTAATTCTCAAAGAAGTATGGGGATATGAACCTGATGATGATATTGAGACAATAAGAGTTCATATTAGACACTTGCGCACTAAACTTGAACCCGATCCACGAAAACCTATTTATATAAAAACTGTATACGGTGCTGGATATTGTCTCGAGTTACCTATTGGTTCTCAAGTAGAAACTGCTAGGCAAGAGTTCATTCAAGCAAGAAATCCTGACTTGATAAATTCTGCAGTAGATTAA
- a CDS encoding DNA polymerase III subunit delta', which translates to MIEVKKNNFFLNEEVNTILKNIIKNKSFTNGYIFYGAEGLGKKQTALQFIQEIFKESSPSENIEERITNNNHPDFLIIEPDSLLATKSSGSFDPEKTLKSGYEIIKIAQIRNIKTFLSQKSINSEKKIVLIIDAHLLNEAASNCLLKTLEEPSNGIFILLTSKLNLLLDTIISRCQIVRFRSFSNKQIKSILKEYLDTSKLKINAKLKFEDLINSANGSPNQLLKNIEIWNDFSDEIISKLDSPVKSSLEILEISKSISEKFEISQQICLVNLIQTIWWRKTKNIRLVKKLENLKYLLRKNIQPRLAWEITLLKISIDDI; encoded by the coding sequence ATGATTGAGGTTAAAAAAAATAATTTTTTCTTAAATGAAGAAGTCAATACTATTCTTAAGAACATAATTAAAAACAAATCATTTACTAATGGCTATATATTTTATGGTGCTGAAGGATTAGGCAAAAAGCAAACTGCCCTTCAATTTATACAAGAGATTTTCAAAGAGTCTTCACCAAGCGAAAATATTGAAGAGCGAATTACAAACAATAACCATCCTGATTTTTTAATTATTGAACCTGATTCTCTTTTGGCAACCAAAAGTTCAGGTAGTTTCGATCCTGAAAAAACATTAAAAAGTGGATATGAGATTATTAAAATTGCTCAAATACGTAATATCAAAACTTTTCTTAGTCAAAAATCAATAAACTCAGAAAAAAAAATTGTTTTGATTATTGATGCACACCTCTTAAACGAAGCAGCCTCAAATTGTCTTTTAAAAACTTTAGAAGAACCTAGTAACGGCATTTTTATTTTACTAACGTCTAAATTAAACCTTCTCTTAGATACGATCATCTCAAGATGTCAAATCGTCAGATTTCGATCTTTTTCTAATAAACAAATAAAATCAATTTTAAAAGAATATTTAGACACTTCTAAGTTAAAGATCAATGCAAAATTAAAATTCGAAGATTTGATAAACTCTGCAAATGGATCTCCAAATCAATTATTGAAAAATATTGAAATTTGGAACGATTTTTCAGATGAAATTATAAGTAAATTAGATTCTCCAGTTAAAAGTAGTCTGGAAATATTAGAAATATCTAAATCAATATCTGAAAAATTCGAAATTTCTCAACAAATTTGTTTAGTAAATTTAATACAAACAATTTGGTGGAGAAAAACAAAAAACATCAGGTTAGTTAAAAAACTTGAAAATTTAAAATACCTATTAAGAAAAAACATTCAACCAAGGTTGGCTTGGGAAATAACTTTATTAAAAATTTCAATAGATGATATATGA
- the tmk gene encoding dTMP kinase: MKGKFIVIEGIDGCGKTTQIDELSKWLPISGLLKKESKLITTREPGGSLLGKKLRRLILDNNENNKPSSLAELLLYSADRAEHVSKIILPALNNNDWVISDRFSDSTLAYQGYGRNINLEIIKNIESIVCQGASPDLTFFLEISPEESIFRRKNEIPDRIESEGIRFLERVNEGFKLIAKQKNWKVISASQNIKTISNQIKETLLNNFSNAK; encoded by the coding sequence ATGAAAGGAAAATTTATCGTTATTGAGGGTATTGATGGATGTGGTAAAACTACCCAAATAGATGAACTATCTAAATGGCTTCCTATTAGTGGTCTACTAAAGAAAGAGTCTAAATTAATCACAACTAGAGAACCTGGAGGCAGTCTTTTAGGAAAAAAACTTAGAAGACTGATTCTTGATAATAATGAAAATAACAAGCCTTCATCTCTTGCAGAATTATTGCTTTATTCAGCGGATAGAGCTGAACACGTTTCAAAAATTATTTTGCCAGCATTAAATAATAATGATTGGGTAATAAGTGATAGATTTTCCGATTCCACACTGGCTTATCAAGGTTATGGAAGAAATATAAATTTAGAAATAATTAAAAATATTGAATCTATTGTGTGTCAAGGAGCATCTCCAGATCTCACTTTCTTCTTAGAAATTTCTCCAGAAGAGAGCATATTCCGAAGAAAAAATGAAATTCCAGACAGAATAGAATCAGAAGGTATTAGATTTTTAGAAAGAGTAAATGAAGGCTTCAAACTAATTGCCAAACAAAAAAACTGGAAAGTAATATCTGCTTCACAAAATATTAAAACTATTTCTAATCAAATTAAAGAGACTTTGCTAAACAATTTTTCCAATGCCAAATGA
- a CDS encoding heavy metal translocating P-type ATPase: MESIQLRITGMKCGGCVSTVEKILNNSDGIENVSVNLLTESAYFEITQKHIEIEAVLKNLKENGFPSKIYINDFSKKINKEELEKKKKWNNQWKKLTFALLLLLFSGLGHLAEGRYINFPILGNIFFHASLATLALLFPGREIIINGFKSFIKNRPDMDSLVALGVTSAYITSLLSLIFPATGFPCFFNEPVMLLGFILIGRFLEERARYQTGSSIGELLDLQPEMANIYTEDNQIKSIRVNTLRPNQEIQVLAGDRVPADCIVTQGNSYVDVSHITGESKPIEVKEGENLSSGSLNLNSTLRLKVQKVGGDSSLAKLVNLIESVNARKPRIQRIADEIAGKFTYFVLIFATLTFFFWWQGARNIWPDLLSHNHQFITHSSHTLHSSLGSNAENFLSLAIQLSIAVLVIACPCALGLATPTVITVASGKAAKKGVLFKGGDKIEMASKINHIIFDKTGTLTKGKPFIVDYKNNDDYSFLLKVAASLEKESRHPIADALIQEAKKQNLSLFPIKKIVTHSGRGISGELESIDGLINIGNIEWLLSKGIIIDSDAKKVIENEETKTNTIIGVSIKDKLLGFIFLGDLLRDDSIKTVQNLRKNKFKINILSGDRKQTVLALAKKIGFKEAEVKWDLLPEMKLKTIENLKIDNKVAMIGDGINDVPALASSDLGIAVGSGTQIAKANADVVLMGDQLNGLPYALNLAKKTIRKIKQNLTWAFGYNLLAIPIAAGILFPKYGILLTPSIAALLMAISSITVVINALSLD; the protein is encoded by the coding sequence ATGGAAAGCATTCAATTAAGGATTACAGGAATGAAGTGCGGAGGTTGTGTTAGTACTGTTGAAAAAATATTAAATAATTCTGATGGTATTGAAAATGTTTCTGTAAACTTACTAACTGAAAGTGCATATTTTGAAATTACTCAGAAACATATCGAAATAGAAGCAGTTCTCAAAAATTTAAAAGAAAATGGTTTCCCTTCAAAGATTTACATAAATGATTTTTCAAAAAAAATAAATAAGGAAGAATTAGAAAAAAAAAAGAAGTGGAATAATCAATGGAAAAAACTAACTTTTGCTTTATTACTTTTATTATTTTCAGGTTTAGGTCATCTAGCAGAGGGAAGATATATAAATTTTCCGATATTAGGTAATATTTTTTTTCACGCTTCATTAGCAACATTAGCTCTATTATTTCCTGGCAGAGAAATAATTATTAATGGGTTTAAATCATTTATTAAGAACCGTCCTGATATGGATTCTCTAGTAGCTCTTGGAGTAACTAGCGCATATATAACAAGTCTTCTATCTTTAATATTTCCTGCCACTGGTTTTCCTTGTTTTTTTAATGAACCAGTTATGTTGTTAGGTTTCATATTGATTGGGCGTTTCTTGGAGGAAAGAGCAAGATATCAAACTGGTTCATCCATTGGAGAGTTATTAGATCTTCAACCTGAAATGGCAAATATCTATACAGAAGATAATCAAATAAAATCAATAAGGGTAAACACTTTAAGACCTAATCAAGAGATTCAAGTTTTAGCAGGAGACAGAGTACCTGCTGACTGCATTGTTACTCAAGGTAATTCATATGTTGATGTTTCACATATCACTGGAGAATCTAAACCTATCGAGGTAAAAGAAGGCGAAAATCTATCTAGTGGATCTTTAAATCTTAATTCAACACTCAGACTTAAAGTACAAAAGGTCGGAGGGGATTCTTCTCTTGCAAAACTAGTAAATCTTATTGAGTCTGTAAACGCTAGAAAACCTCGCATTCAAAGAATTGCTGATGAAATTGCAGGCAAATTTACTTACTTTGTACTTATTTTTGCTACTTTAACCTTCTTCTTTTGGTGGCAAGGGGCAAGAAACATTTGGCCAGATTTATTAAGTCATAATCATCAATTCATCACTCACTCAAGCCATACACTTCATAGTTCGCTTGGTAGTAATGCTGAGAACTTCCTTAGTTTAGCCATTCAATTGTCAATTGCTGTTTTAGTAATAGCTTGTCCTTGTGCATTAGGTTTAGCCACCCCAACTGTAATAACTGTCGCATCAGGTAAAGCAGCAAAAAAGGGGGTTCTATTTAAAGGTGGGGACAAAATAGAAATGGCTTCAAAAATTAATCACATTATTTTTGACAAGACAGGTACATTAACAAAAGGTAAGCCTTTCATCGTTGATTATAAAAATAATGATGATTATTCTTTTTTATTAAAAGTAGCTGCCAGTTTAGAAAAGGAAAGCAGACATCCAATTGCAGATGCGTTAATTCAAGAAGCCAAAAAACAAAATTTAAGTTTATTTCCAATAAAAAAAATTGTCACTCATTCAGGCCGGGGGATTTCTGGAGAACTAGAGTCAATTGATGGACTCATAAATATTGGAAATATTGAATGGCTACTAAGTAAAGGAATAATTATTGATAGTGATGCAAAAAAAGTAATTGAAAATGAAGAGACAAAAACTAACACTATTATTGGAGTAAGTATTAAAGATAAATTATTAGGCTTTATCTTCCTAGGAGATTTACTCAGAGATGATTCTATTAAAACAGTGCAAAATTTAAGAAAAAACAAATTTAAAATTAATATTTTAAGTGGAGATAGAAAACAAACGGTTTTAGCTTTAGCAAAAAAAATTGGTTTTAAAGAAGCAGAAGTAAAATGGGATCTTCTTCCTGAAATGAAGCTAAAGACTATAGAAAATTTAAAAATTGATAACAAAGTAGCAATGATTGGTGATGGTATTAATGATGTCCCTGCCTTAGCATCCTCAGACTTAGGAATTGCGGTGGGATCAGGGACTCAAATAGCCAAGGCAAATGCAGATGTAGTCTTGATGGGAGATCAACTAAATGGATTACCCTACGCCTTAAATCTCGCAAAAAAAACTATAAGAAAAATAAAACAAAATCTAACATGGGCTTTTGGTTACAACTTACTAGCTATACCTATAGCCGCCGGCATTTTATTCCCTAAATACGGTATTCTTCTTACTCCCTCAATAGCAGCATTATTGATGGCTATTAGCTCTATTACAGTTGTAATTAATGCTTTATCTTTGGATTAA
- a CDS encoding photosystem I assembly protein Ycf3: protein MPSNQNRDNFIDKAFTVIAESIVKIMPIAEKEKKAYIYYRDGLAAQNNGDYSEALEYYKESLLLEENKIDRGETLKNMAIIYMSNGEEDLSIETYEKALVENPKQPSCLKNIGLIYEKRGRNAEQNGDLDQRDIWFDKAAEVWSKAVRLYPGGYLDIENWLKNSGRSSIDMYL, encoded by the coding sequence GTGCCTAGTAATCAAAACAGAGACAATTTTATCGATAAAGCTTTTACAGTAATTGCTGAATCAATAGTAAAAATAATGCCTATTGCAGAGAAAGAAAAAAAAGCATATATCTACTATAGAGATGGCCTAGCTGCACAAAATAATGGGGATTATTCGGAAGCATTAGAGTATTACAAAGAGAGTTTACTACTTGAAGAAAATAAAATTGATAGGGGTGAGACTTTAAAAAATATGGCGATAATATACATGAGCAATGGTGAAGAAGATCTGTCTATTGAAACTTATGAAAAAGCATTAGTAGAAAATCCCAAACAGCCATCATGCCTTAAAAATATAGGTTTGATTTATGAAAAAAGGGGAAGAAATGCTGAGCAGAATGGTGATTTAGACCAGAGAGATATTTGGTTTGATAAAGCTGCAGAAGTCTGGTCTAAAGCAGTAAGATTATACCCAGGTGGTTATCTAGACATAGAGAATTGGTTGAAAAACTCAGGAAGAAGTTCAATCGATATGTATCTCTAA
- the radA gene encoding DNA repair protein RadA yields the protein MSSKLSTFICQNCGSETSQYFGRCLNCNSWNSIVEEIKSKRSNYQEIKNSKKSISFNEISSKKISRFTSGFMEFDRVLGGGIVPGSVVLLGGEPGIGKSTIVLQSAGKISLNEKVLYITAEESLEQVKIRWERLNQNSIDLKIFAETNLSLIIEEIKRLNPNFAIIDSIQAIHNHEMQSAPGSVSQVRACSSELQNLAKENNIALLIIGHVTKDGALAGPKTLEHLVDTVINFEGDNISSHRLLRSIKNRFGSTFEIGIFEMLDEGLREIKNPSSIFTNKENISGVTTTITNEGTRPLAVDIQALVNKTFYSNPRRTTTGISINRLHQILAVIEKHVGIKLSEFDCYIATGGGFEINDPSSDLGVAISILSSLKNIPPLTSCTFIGELGLSGQVRKSNNLRTKIEEAVRLGIKNIVVPKLEEELNNNFQNLINIKEISNIKEAVDYSLSV from the coding sequence ATGTCTAGCAAATTATCAACTTTTATTTGTCAGAATTGCGGATCTGAAACTTCTCAATATTTTGGTAGATGCTTAAATTGCAACTCATGGAATTCCATTGTTGAAGAAATAAAAAGTAAAAGATCTAATTATCAAGAAATTAAAAATAGTAAAAAATCTATATCATTTAACGAGATTTCATCAAAAAAAATATCAAGATTTACAAGTGGTTTTATGGAATTTGATCGAGTACTTGGAGGTGGAATCGTTCCTGGATCTGTTGTTTTACTTGGAGGAGAACCAGGCATAGGCAAAAGCACAATAGTTCTTCAATCAGCAGGAAAAATATCTCTAAATGAGAAAGTTTTATATATAACTGCAGAAGAATCTTTAGAACAAGTAAAAATTAGATGGGAAAGATTAAATCAAAATAGTATTGATTTAAAAATTTTTGCAGAAACCAATTTATCCCTAATTATTGAAGAAATCAAACGTTTAAATCCAAATTTCGCAATTATTGATAGTATTCAAGCCATCCACAATCATGAAATGCAAAGTGCTCCAGGATCGGTTTCTCAAGTTAGAGCCTGTTCATCTGAATTACAAAATCTTGCAAAAGAAAATAATATTGCGCTTCTAATAATTGGTCATGTAACCAAAGATGGTGCTTTAGCTGGCCCTAAAACTCTAGAGCATTTAGTTGATACAGTAATAAACTTTGAAGGAGATAATATTTCCTCACATAGATTACTAAGAAGTATAAAAAATCGATTTGGATCTACCTTCGAGATTGGAATTTTTGAAATGCTTGATGAGGGTTTACGAGAGATAAAAAACCCAAGTTCAATTTTTACAAATAAAGAAAATATTTCAGGTGTAACAACTACTATTACAAATGAAGGCACTCGACCATTAGCAGTTGATATACAAGCACTGGTAAATAAAACTTTCTACAGTAACCCAAGAAGGACTACCACTGGAATAAGTATCAATAGATTGCATCAAATCCTAGCTGTAATTGAAAAACATGTAGGGATAAAATTATCTGAATTTGATTGTTACATTGCTACTGGTGGGGGTTTTGAGATTAATGATCCTTCATCTGACTTAGGTGTAGCAATATCAATTTTATCCAGTTTGAAAAATATTCCTCCTTTGACTAGTTGCACATTTATTGGAGAATTGGGTTTGAGCGGTCAGGTTAGAAAATCTAATAACCTTCGAACAAAGATAGAAGAAGCTGTAAGACTAGGGATCAAAAATATCGTAGTGCCAAAACTAGAGGAGGAACTAAATAATAATTTTCAAAATTTAATAAATATCAAAGAGATATCCAATATTAAAGAAGCAGTTGACTATTCTTTATCAGTTTAA
- the rpaB gene encoding response regulator transcription factor RpaB, protein MALSSQTKETILVADDEASIRRILETRLSMIGYKVVTARDGKEALKLFKDYEPDLVVLDVMMPKLDGYGVCQELRKDSDVPIVMLTALGDVADRITGLELGADDYVVKPFSPKELEARIRCVLRRIDKEQIPGMPNSGLILVTDIKIDTNRRQVFKSDERIRLTGMEFSLLELLVSRSGEPFSRGEILKEVWGYTPERHVDTRVVDVHISRLRSKLEADPANPELILTARGTGYLFQRIVDITSFDSK, encoded by the coding sequence ATGGCTCTATCTAGTCAAACTAAAGAAACAATTCTTGTCGCAGATGACGAGGCAAGTATTAGAAGAATTTTGGAGACGCGCCTCTCCATGATTGGTTACAAAGTAGTAACTGCTCGTGATGGTAAAGAAGCACTAAAGTTATTTAAAGATTATGAGCCTGATTTAGTCGTACTTGACGTTATGATGCCAAAATTAGATGGCTATGGAGTTTGTCAAGAATTAAGGAAAGATTCTGATGTTCCAATTGTCATGTTAACTGCGTTGGGAGATGTTGCAGACAGGATCACAGGTTTAGAATTAGGGGCTGATGACTATGTTGTTAAACCATTTAGCCCTAAGGAATTAGAAGCTAGAATTAGATGTGTTCTAAGAAGAATTGATAAAGAACAAATTCCTGGAATGCCTAATTCAGGATTAATTTTAGTTACTGATATAAAAATTGATACAAATCGAAGACAAGTTTTTAAAAGTGATGAGAGAATTAGATTAACCGGTATGGAATTTAGTCTTTTAGAGCTTTTGGTAAGTAGGTCAGGCGAGCCTTTTAGTAGGGGAGAAATTCTGAAGGAAGTTTGGGGATATACACCTGAGCGACACGTAGATACAAGAGTAGTCGATGTTCATATATCAAGATTAAGATCAAAACTGGAGGCTGATCCTGCAAATCCTGAATTGATATTGACAGCAAGGGGCACAGGATATCTTTTTCAAAGAATTGTAGATATTACTTCTTTTGACAGTAAATAA